The following coding sequences are from one Salvia hispanica cultivar TCC Black 2014 chromosome 3, UniMelb_Shisp_WGS_1.0, whole genome shotgun sequence window:
- the LOC125208928 gene encoding protein DMP9-like: MEKSASERIGIRIYSPPPPPPYPPGGRKRRAVANGVQRTLSKTSLLANFLPTGTLLTFEMVLPSIYANGECSPVKTHMIYALLSLCGLSCFFFHFTDSFKGPDGKVYYGFVTPRGLAVFKSGLGVDVPRDDKFRVSLSDFVHAMMSVLVFAAIAFSDYRVTGCVFPGHAKELDEVMKSFPLMIGIVCSGLFLVFPTTRYGIGCVSA, translated from the coding sequence ATGGAGAAATCAGCGTCAGAAAGGATCGGCATCAGAATCTACAGCCCACCACCGCCCCCGCCGTACCCACCGGGCGGTCGCAAGCGGCGAGCAGTGGCCAACGGCGTGCAGAGAACCCTCTCCAAAACCTCCCTCCTCGCCAACTTCCTTCCAACCGGCACCCTCCTGACCTTCGAGATGGTCCTTCCCTCCATCTACGCCAACGGCGAGTGCTCTCCCGTCAAGACTCACATGATCTACGCCCTCCTCTCCCTCTGCGGCCTCTCCTGCTTCTTCTTCCACTTCACCGACTCCTTCAAGGGCCCTGACGGCAAGGTCTACTACGGCTTCGTCACCCCTCGAGGCCTCGCTGTTTTCAAGTCTGGCCTCGGGGTGGACGTGCCTAGGGACGACAAGTTCAGGGTGAGCCTTAGTGACTTTGTGCATGCAATGATGTCTGTTCTTGTCTTCGCTGCCATTGCATTTTCTGACTATCGGGTCACCGGGTGTGTGTTTCCCGGCCACGCCAAGGAGTTGGATGAAGTCATGAAGAGTTTCCCGTTGATGATTGGGATTGTTTGTAGTGGCTTGTTTCTTGTCTTTCCCACTACGAGATATGGGATTGGCTGTGTCTCTGCCTGA